The Acidobacteriota bacterium genomic interval TGCCCCTCAACCGTCTCCAATCGATCGACCGTGTCATAAATGGCATCGAAGAGGTTGGTTTCGCTGAATCCTGGAATTCGTAGCTGGTTCAAGGCGCCCATGACCTGGTTTTTGTCCTGCGTAAAATCAACCAGCATGTGCATTTGCATGTCGTATGAGACAACGGCGATCCAGTCTTCCTTCTTGAGCTGCCCAGTGAAAGAGTAGGCCGCATTCAGCGCGTCGTACATGAAGCCATAGCTGTTTGAGGCGAACTCAATCAGCATTACGGCGGTGATTGGCTTGTCGTTCTGCTGGGCGAAGGTGTCGATCTTCTGAGGAACACCGTCTTCCAAAACCTTGAAGTTCTCCTGCCGAAGTCCCGGAATGAACTGCCCGTTGTTAGTGACTACATTGACTGGCAGATTTACCAGCGGCACGTCAACTTTGAGAGAAAACGTGCCGATTTCTTCCGGATTCTTCACCTTCGGAGCCCGCTCTACTGGCTTTTCTTCCTCTGGCTTCTTCTTAGGGACGGCAATTGGGCCGATATCACCAGACGGTCCCCCTGCTTCTGGGGGCGCCTGCGTCTGCGGATTCTGCGAAGTTTTTTGTGTGTTTTGCGCCGGACTGGGGAATGTTGCAAATGCGATGGCGAACAGGCTCACAATCACCATCTTGCAGAGCGGTGCAAGCCCCGCCTTAGTACCGCTAAGGGACATTTCCTATGCCTTCCTACTGACTCTTTGCCTATTGCAAGGCTGAGTCTCTGTATTAGTATAGATGCCGAACTACTCGGAAACCATCGTGGATTCGGCGTGTTTAAGCCCTTATGGGCCTAACTGTCCCCGCCATTTCCATCCCCCGTTGCCGAATTGTTCCTAGGTTACGTATGAAGAGTATTTTCGCCTTCCTCGGACGGATCTCCCCGTTAATTTTTGTGTGCGTTGCAGCGGTTGCGCAGTCAGCAACTCCGGTTGCACAGCCTCGTGTAGCTCCTGAGATCCTCAAAGTCGGCGAGATTCACCGGGGCATGCGCGGTGTCGCGTACACCGTCTTCGAGGGAGTGAAGCCCGAGCCTATGGAGGTTGAAGTCCTCGGCATCCTTCCCAACCTCAACGGTCCTAAGAGTGATTTGATACTCGCGCGTCTGCATGGCGAGAAGGTTGAATACACGGGCGTAGTCGCCGGCATGAGCGGCAGCCCGGTGTACATCGACGGCAAGTTAGTCGGCGCCATCTCGTATCGCATCGGGCAATTTTCGAAGGAGCCGATCTGCGGCATCACGCCGATCGAGGAGATGCTCGAGATCGATGCTTTAGATCGCACGCAGCCCGAGCCAATAAGCGCGCGAACGCAAGCGCCAAAGACCCTCGGCAAGACGTCGGTAGGCGACGTTCCACCCGACAATGATCTGAGAAACTTCGTCTCGCTGATGCAGCCCATCGACGCTCCCTTCGTCTTCAGCGGCTTCACCGAAGAGAGCATTCGCCGGTTCTCATCACAATTCGCGCAAGCC includes:
- a CDS encoding VWA domain-containing protein; protein product: MSLSGTKAGLAPLCKMVIVSLFAIAFATFPSPAQNTQKTSQNPQTQAPPEAGGPSGDIGPIAVPKKKPEEEKPVERAPKVKNPEEIGTFSLKVDVPLVNLPVNVVTNNGQFIPGLRQENFKVLEDGVPQKIDTFAQQNDKPITAVMLIEFASNSYGFMYDALNAAYSFTGQLKKEDWIAVVSYDMQMHMLVDFTQDKNQVMGALNQLRIPGFSETNLFDAIYDTVDRLETVEGQKYIVLICNGIDTFSKLNYDKVLKKLQGTKNVTIFCVGTGQAFRLWLESRGYMGPLANLDFLQADNQLRTFAKLTGGRAYFPRFTAEFPEDFADIAADNRNQYVLSYRPSNNKQDGSWRKVKVQLIDPQTGQPLIVQDQHRKKLKYEVIARDGYKAKNEVE